A stretch of Prinia subflava isolate CZ2003 ecotype Zambia chromosome 14, Cam_Psub_1.2, whole genome shotgun sequence DNA encodes these proteins:
- the LOC134558301 gene encoding musculoskeletal embryonic nuclear protein 1 isoform X1, whose protein sequence is MSQPAPVKKKRPPVKEEDLKGARGNLVKNQEIKSKTYQVMRQCEQMGSAAPSVFSRARTGGETVFEKPKDEPAKSVFG, encoded by the exons ATGTCACAG CCAGCCCCTGTGAAAAAGAAGCGTCCTCCAGTGAAGGAAGAAGACCTCAAAGGAGCCAGAGGAAACCTTGTCAAAAACCAGGAAATTAAATCCAAAACCTACCAAGTGATGAGGCAGTGTG AACAAATGGGCTCCGCAGCACCTTCAGTATTCAGCCGGGCTCGGACAGGGGGTGAAACCGTCTTTGAGAAACCTAAGGATGAGCCAGCCAAGAGCGTCTTTGGCTGA